Genomic DNA from Ictidomys tridecemlineatus isolate mIctTri1 chromosome 6, mIctTri1.hap1, whole genome shotgun sequence:
gataaaataaagtgtaaattACCAGataaaggtgaaaaaaatatttatacatctcTCAAAACTGTCAGATATGTTAAGCTTACCACATAAGTAAAGTGGTGACTTCAATAGTTAGAAAGAAATAGCTCTTTAATAGTGAAAGGCATATCTGATATACTGGGAAGAGCACTGGGTGCCAAGACATATATTAGAAAGCCATGAGTTTGGTAACTCACAGGTTGTGTGATGATCagcaatttctttatttattttttacatacatgacaatagcatgtatgtaaaaataaagcattacactcattattatctacttacagcacatttttttcgtaactctgtatataaagtatcaGCAATTTTAATATACCTCAGATTCAGTTCCTATAAAAGTGGGTGGCTTAAAAGAGATGAAAATACAAATCTCAATGTCTTCTCCAAGAAAAAAGGATATTTTATGATACTAGAGCAAAGGtataaaatttaattcttaaCCTTGTCTCATACCTCCTAGTAGGTTCTTGCCATGAGTGACAAGGGAGGAAGCAACCACTCGGATGTAACTGACTTCATTCTTGCAGGCTTCAGGGTGCCTCCAGAGTTCTAcgttctcctcttcctcctgttccTGCTGATCTATGGCATGGTCCTTTTGGGGAACATTAGTATGATGGCAGTCATTGTGACTGACTCCCAACTGAACACACCAATGTATTTCTTTCTAGGAAATCTGTCTTTCATTGACCTCTCCTACTCCACTGTTATTGCTCCTAAAGCCATGGTCATCTTCCTGTCTGAGAAAAAAACCATATCCTTTGGAGGATGTGCTGCCCAGCTTTTCCTTTTTACACTCTTCATTGTAACAGAGGGATTTGTCCTGGCagccatggcctatgaccgcttcAGTGCCATCTGCAATCCTCTTCTTTATAGTGTCTACATGTCAAGACGCCTCTGCAGCCAGCTGATGGCTGGTTCCTATTTCTGTGGCTGGGTCAGTTCCACCATTCAAGTCAGTGTGACATTCTCAGTGTCTTTTTGTGCGTACCGAGTCATTGATCACTTCTACTGTGATTCTTACCAAATTGAGAAGATCTCCTGCTCTAATCTCTTTGTCAATAAGATGGTATCTCTGAGTTTGGCTATCTTCATTATTTTGCCCACAATAGTTGTCATTGTAGTCTCTTACATGTACATTGTGTCCACAGTCTTGAAGATTCCCTCCActgaagggagaaagaaagccttctccacctgcagcTCTCACCTTGGGGTAGTGAGTGTGCTTTATGGGACTGTCTCCTTTGTGTATCTCGTACCTCCCAGCAATCCTGAACTCCGCAAAGTGGCCTCAGTATTTTACATACTGGTGACACCCATGTTAAACCCTCTGATCTACTCTCTAAGAAACAAAGATGTCAAACAAGCTTTGAGAAAAATCCTAGGGAACAAGAAAGCTTTACCCTAATTCTCCTTTCTTGGTGTTTCCTCATTGAGGGGCCCACTGATTTATcctggttttattttaatatgagatCAAGTTTAAGTCATTCAGGGACTTTTTAAGCTGACCACCTCACTAATGATTTATTAATAAGGAAGGGGTAGTATTCATCCATTATTCATTCTTCTATAAAAGAGCAGTGTTATTACTGCATATCTTAGACATCA
This window encodes:
- the LOC101964732 gene encoding olfactory receptor 9K2, whose amino-acid sequence is MSDKGGSNHSDVTDFILAGFRVPPEFYVLLFLLFLLIYGMVLLGNISMMAVIVTDSQLNTPMYFFLGNLSFIDLSYSTVIAPKAMVIFLSEKKTISFGGCAAQLFLFTLFIVTEGFVLAAMAYDRFSAICNPLLYSVYMSRRLCSQLMAGSYFCGWVSSTIQVSVTFSVSFCAYRVIDHFYCDSYQIEKISCSNLFVNKMVSLSLAIFIILPTIVVIVVSYMYIVSTVLKIPSTEGRKKAFSTCSSHLGVVSVLYGTVSFVYLVPPSNPELRKVASVFYILVTPMLNPLIYSLRNKDVKQALRKILGNKKALP